The genome window AGCGTGCGGGCGCGGCGTGCGACTTGTCGGATCCCAGGCGGACCGCCTTGGTGGTCGTGGGACGCGGCGCCAGTGACCCCGATGCCAACGGCGATTTCTGCAAGCTCGTACGGCTGATCGGTGAGGGGCGAGGGCTGGGTTGGGTGGTGCCGACGTTTATTGGAATTACCACCCCGCTGTTCGAAGAGAGTATCGAGCTGGTGGCGCGGGCCCGTCCTGAGCGGATTGTGGTGGTGCCCTACCTGTTGTTTGGTGGCCGGCTGGTAGGTCGTCTCCGTGAGCAACTGCGTGCCTTTAATCAGCGCTACCCTTGGATCGCCGTCAACTTGGCCGGTCATCTGGGTATCCATCCCAGTTTGCTGAAGGTGATCGAAGAGCGAATTGACGAGGCGTTGGGCCAGGGCGCATCGCTGCCCTGCGACAATTGCCAGTATCGGCGGCCGGTTGGCGCGATTGCCGAGCAGGTAGGAGGATTTCGTTCGTTGTTGTGGAGTGCACGCCACTTGGAGACTCACGCCCAGGCGATGCCTCATCAGCATGCCCATCCCGTTGTCCGCAAGCACGTGCTGGTCTGCGGCAACGTCGATTGCGCCGCGCGCGGCAGTATTGCGCTTATCGCAGCGTTGCGCCGAATGCTGCGGCGAGCGGGCCGGCAGCGCGAAATCAGAGTTACGCGCACCTCGTGTATGGGACGATGTGGCGAGGGCCCAACTCTGGCGGTCTACCCCGATGGGATTTGGTACCGGGGAGTCAATCCGGCTGACGCCAGCGAGCTGGTCGAGCAGCACCTGCTGGGGGACCGGCTGGTGGCGCGGCTGGTTGACGGGATTATGCATTAAAGAGAGGCGGCGATGGCTTGTCATGAAATCGCGGGGTTGCGCTTGGGCCTGATGGGGCTGTTGGGATTGCGGGATGAGGCCGCCCGTCAACATGAGTTGGCTGAACTGGGTGATGGCGCCGATCGGCCCGGACCAGTGCGCTCGATGTGCCAGGCGCGGGATCTAGACAGCCTGAGGCAGTTTTACGAAAGTGCGGTTTCGATGCTTGAGGAGCGGGTTGCCAACACCGGCGCCGCCGACGCCAAGCTACCCTACCTGCGCAGCCTCGTTATCCTAACCAAGAAGGTCGAAATGGAGCTGGCCAATCAGATCGACGCCCTCACTCGTCTGTTTCACGACCTCGAGCAGATGCACGATTTCGTGCACGAAATCTATCCGGCGGATTAAGTCGGATGGCGCAGTCGCGAAACGCACGCCTGGTAAGGGCGCAACACCTGGGGCCAGAGGCCAGGCTGTTGACCTTCGCCTTGGCCGAGGGGCAGCTGGGTTTTGCGGGTGGCCAATACATTATCGTCAACACGGGCGTCGATTTGGGCGGCGGCAAAATCGCCAAGCGGGCCTATTCCATCCTTTCAGCCGATGATGAACAGAGCCAGTTCCAGATTGCGGTGCGTCGTCTGGGCGAGGGTCCGGGCTCCAACTTCATGCATCGTATAGCGGAGGGTACCGAACTGGCCTTCAGCGGTCCGTGGGGTAAGTTCGTCAGCCACGGTGCCGGCGCGGGCGAGCGACTCTTATTCGCCACCGATACCGGAATCACCGCTGCCCTTGGGCTGTTGCGCGGGATGCGCAGCCGTGCCGAGGCGACGAGCACGACGGCGTTGTGGTTCGTGCCATCGCCCGACTATTTTCTCCCGCCTGCGTTTGCCCATGACGCAATCGCCGCCTGTTGTCGCCGTTTCAGCGTCGCCGCGGCGCCGCCTGCGGGCGAGGCTTCGCGGCTGGGTGCCGCGCTCCTCGCCTTGGAGAGCGCGCTAGGGCCCGCGCTTCCTGCCAGCGCCTACCTGGCCGGCGATGGTGCGGTGATCTATCCCTTGCGCGAAAGGCTGATCGAGCTTGGAATGGCCAAGGAGCAGATTCAGTTGGAGGCCTTCTTCAACAATCCGGAGCGTAGAGCGGTCTCCTGAGGAGCGGCGCAAGTATGGCAACAAGCGAGGTGCCGGCGCGAAATCCCAAGGGCACGCGTACCGGTTTCACTACTGGGGCCTGCGCGGCGGCGGCGGCCAAGGCGGCGGCTCGCTGCCTGGTAAAAAAGACTGCGCTCAGCGAGATCGAAACCACGCTGCCCAACCGGACCAAGGTACGTTTTGCGCTCAAGCGCTGCGAGCGCTCACAAGGAAGCGCTTTGTGCAGCATTATCAAGGATGCCGGCGACGATCCCGATTGCACGCACGGCGCTGAACTGGTTGCTGAGGTCAGACTGCGCACCGAGCCGGGAATCGAAATTCGCGGCGGGGAAGGGGTGGCGACGGTTACCAAGCCCGGCCTGGGGCTGGAGGTCGGTGGTCCGTCGATCACTGCGCCGCCCCGGCGCAACATCATCGAAATGGTCGCGGAGGAACTTGCCGGCAGCGAGTATCGTGGCGCGGTGGTCACAATCAGCGTGCCGGGCGGCGAGGAGATGGCCAAGGGAACCATCAATGCGCGGCTGGGCTTGATCGGCGGGATCTCGATTCTAGGTACGACGGGCATCGTGCGGCCCTATTCCACCGCGGCCTTCAAGGCCAGCGTCGTCCAGGCGATTGACGTCGCCGTCGAGCGCGGCCTACGCAGCTTGGTCTTGACCACCGGCGGCAAGTCAGAAGCATACGCTATGCAGCTTTTCCCCCAGTTGCCCGAGGACGCGTTTATCCAGATGGGAGATTTCGTCGGGATTGCGCTCAAGCATTGTGCCCGCCGTAAGCTCCAGCGTGCCATTATCGTGGGTATGATCGGCAAGCTATCCAAGATGGCCGACGGGCGGATGCAGACCCACGCCGCGGGTTCGGAGGTCAATATGGAGCTGTTGGCCACGCTGGCCGCTGAGTTGGGCGCTGGCGCGGAGGTGTGCGCCGAGATTCGCGCTGCCAACACTGCGCGCCATGTGCTGGAGCTGTGCTCGGCGCGCGATATTCCGATCGCTGCGCAGATCTGCCGCCGCGTGGTGGAGCAGGGCACGCGCCACGCCGGTCCTGGGCTCCAGGTGCGCGTTTGTTTGATTGATTTCAACGGCAAGCTACTGGGCTGCGACCCGGCCGACACCACGCAGGCACCGGTCCAAGCGGAGCAAGGCCAATGAACGACCCCGGGCGTATCAACGATATGCGCCAAATGACCGCGCTGGGACGCAATATCGAAGACGGCAGTTTCGCGATTATAGATCGCGAAGCAGGTGCGCACGATTTTTCTGCCGATCAGTGGCAAATCGTGCGCCGGGTTATCCATGCCACCGCCGATTTCGAGTTCAAGGATCTGATGCGCTTCCATCCCCAGGCCGTGGCTGCAGGAATTGCCGCGTTGCGCGCCGGTTGCGCGATCGTCGTGGACGTCAAGATGATTAGTGCTGGACTTAATGAGGAACGCCTGAGCAGTTACGGGTGCGTCACCCACTGCTTTATTTCCGATCCCGATGTGATCGCGGCGGCCAAGGCGGCCAACAGCACGCGGGCGATCGAGGCGATGCGCAAGGCGCGGCGCGCCGGTGTTCTTGACGGCGCGATCGTAGCGATCGGCAACGCGCCCACCGCGCTTCTGGAGACCGTTCGCCTGGTTGAGCAAGAGGGCGCGCGACCGGCGTTGGTGATCGGCGTACCAGTGGGCTTTGTTTCCGCCGCCGAGTCCAAGGAAGCCGCGCTGCGCTTGGCGACGCCGTATATCGTGGCGCGGGGGCGCAAGGGCGGCAGCACGATCGCGGTGGCGATCATCCACGCCCTGTTGTTAATCTCCACCCAGGTGCGAGCATGACTCGGCCGCGCGCGGTAACTGTAATTGGGATTGGCGACGATGGTTGCGCGGGGCTTTCCAGCCGTGCGGTAAGCGCGGTCGCGGATGCCCAGGTGTTGGCGGGCGGCGAGCGCCACCTGGCCTTTTTTCCCCAATTCACCGGGCTCCGAATTGTCCTTAAGAATGGACTGCCGGCGGCGCTGGATCGAATCGCGCAGGCGGCCGACGAGAATAACGTCTGTATTTTGGCCTCGGGCGATCCGATGTTCTTTGGCGTGGGCGCGCTGGTAATCAAGCGGCTTGGTGCCGAACACGTAAGCGTGATTCCCCATCCCAGCTCGATCCAGTGGGCTTTTGCGCGCGCTGGACTGAAATGGGACGATGCCGCGCTGATTTCTCTGCACGGCCGCAGTGCCGAGGGCTTCCTGACCCGCCTGCGCACTTGCGCCAAGGCTGCGGTTCTCACCGATCCCGACAACACGCCGGTGCGCCTGGCCGCTTCGATGCTCGCACACGGCCAGGGCGAATGGAGAGCGTGGGTGTGCGAAAATCTGGCGGGACCCGATGAGCGGGTGCGCCAATTTTCGCTACAAGAGCTGGCCGCCTGCCCTGATATCGGCCCGCTCAATGTGCTTATTCTGGAGCGCACCAATCCCGCTTGGCGGGCGCCCACCGCAATCCCGTTTCTTCATGAAGATGAATTCGCCAAGCGGATGCCCAAAAAGGGGCTAATTACCAAACGCGAAGTGCGCTTGCTGTCGTTGGCCGCGATGCGGGTGCGCCCCGATAGCGTGGTCTGGGACATCGGCGCAGGTTCGGGCTCGATCTCGATCGAGGCCGCGATGCTGGCTTCTGCGGGTCGCGTCTATGCGATCGAGTTCGATCCCGAGGGCGTGGAGATCTGCCGCGAGAATCTGCTCACCCACGCAATCGACAACGTGCGCGTCATCGCCGGCCGCGCCCCCGAGGCTCTGGCCGAGCTCGAAACTCCCGACGCAGTATTCGTCGGTGGTAGCCGCGGCAGCATGGACGAGATCGTCGAGATCGCCCTGGAGCGGTTGCGCCCGGGCGGGCACCTGGTGGTCAACGCGATTACGCTGGAGAACTCTGCCGAGGTTTACAGCGCTATGCGCAGGCGCGGCATCGTGCCCGAGGTGACCCTACTGCAAGTTTCGCGCGCCGAGCCACTGGCGCGCTACCTGCGTTTCGAAGCTCTCAATCCGATCCAGATTTTCGCGGCCCAAAAACCGCTGAGTGCCGGAGGTTCGACCCAATGAGTTACCCTGTCTTGTATGGCGTGGGCGTGGGTCCCGGCGCGCCCGATCTGTTGACCTTGCGCGCGGTGGAGACGCTCAAGCGGGTTGAGGTTCTGGCTCTGCCCAGGAGTTCGGACTACGGCGCCTCGATGGCATGGAAGATCATCGAACCGGTAATCGGCAAGGTGGTCGGCCAGCAGCGTCTGTTATTGACCTTTCCGATGAGCAAGGAGCCGGCGCGTCTGCGCAAAGCCTGGGAGATTGCATTCACCAAAATCGGCGAGCATCTGGACGCTGGCCGCAGCGTAGCCTTCGCTACCGAGGGTGACCCGTCGCTCTATAGCACCTTCGGGTATTTGCAACGCGAAGCCGCGCGGCGATGGCCCGGCGTCACGGTCGAAATCGTGCCGGGCGTCTCTTCGATCGCCGCCGTTCCAGCTGTGGTGGGCCGATCGCTCGCCGATGGGCTGGAGCGGATCGCAATCATCCCCGCCAACTATGGAGTGGATGATTTGGTCGCGGTCCTCAACAGCTTCGACACCACTATCCTGATGAAAATTGGCTCCCAGATGCCCAAGGTCGTCGCCGCGCTGGAGCGTACGGGGCTGCTCGACAAGGCGGTCTTTGTGGCCAAGGCGACGATGCGCGAACAGCGGGTTGCGACCGATGTACGTACGGTCGGGACCGAGCGCGGTGACTGCTTCGCGATGGTGCTGGTCACGCGCAAGGAGCGCAGTGGCGTGCTCGCCGGTGAGATCGCCCCCGAGGCGGAGTTGCTCGAGCTGGGCGCATGAACGACGCGCGCAAGCCTTTCGCCATCTATGCCATTACGCGCCACGGCATCGAGATTGCTGCCCGGTTGGTACAGGCATTGGAAGGCGCCGAGGTGTACGTATCGCACAAGCTGCTCGATCATGCCCGCGCCAAGCCCGCGCTTGTCCAAGCGCTGGAGCTGAAGTTACCGATGGGACCAGTGCTGACTCGCACCTTCACAGCCTACGATTGTCACGTCTTCATAATCAGCGTGGGTGCCGTGGTCAGGATGATAGCCCCGCTGCTGGGTGACAAGAAGCTCGACCCGGCCGTAGTCTGCGTCGATGACGCCGCGCGCTTTGCGATTTGCGTGCTCTCGGGCCACGTTGGACGCGGCAACTTCTTTACCGATCGGATAGCCGAGGCGCTTGATGCGCAAGCGGTGGTCACCACCGCTTCCGATGCGATCGGCACGCTGACCGTGGATATTCTCGGACGTGAATTCGGCTGGCGGTTGGACGACCTCAATCGCAACGTCACACGCGGCTGCGCCGCGGTGGTCAATGCCGCCCCGGTTCTGTTCGTGCAAGAAACCGGTGAACCCGACTGGTGGCCGCTGGATAAGCCACTGCCGCCCGGTGTTGCCTACGCGACTTCGCTTGAGGGCGTTGATCCGGCGGCCTGGGAGATTCTGCTCATCGCCAGCGACCGTGAGTTTCAACTCAGCCATCCCGCGCATTGGGACAACGCGGTGATCTACCGCCCCAAAAGCCTGGTGGTTGGAATTGGCTGCGACAAGGCGACGCCGGCCGACCTGGTCGAGCGCGGGCTGGTTGGCCTGATGGAACGTGAGCGTTTGTCGCTCAAATCAGTCAAGGCACTGGCTACCATCGAGCAAAAGCGCGACGAGCCGGCTATCCTCGCACTGGCTCAGCATTACGGCTGGCCGCTGATCACCTATTCGGCGGCGCAACTGGACGCGGTGGAAGGGATTGAAAATCCCTCGGAGACTGTCAAACGCTATGTCGGCACGCGCGGCGTAGCCGAGCCGGCGGCGTTGTTGTGCGCTGAGGCCGCGCGACTTCTGGTGCCTAAGCAAACCTACACCGAACCCGGCGCTGGTCGTTCGATGACGTTGGCGCTCGCGCGAATCCCATTCAAGCACAGGACGGAGGCGAGCAGTGGTTGAAGCAAAGGGCGTTTTGTCCGTGGTTGGAATTGGGCCGGGCGCGGCAGACCACGTCACCCCCGCGGCCAACCGCGCGATTCTCGAGGCCGACCTGATTGTCGGCTATACAACATACATCAAACTGGTTAGTGAGCTGATTCGTGGCAAGGAAATTGTGCGCACCGGCATGACCGAAGAGATCGGGCGGGCCCGCGCGGCAGTCACTCGTGCTCGGGAAGGCGCACGCGTCGCGCTGATTTCCTCTGGCGACGCCGGCGTCTACGGGATGGCGGGACTGGTCTTCCAGGTCTTGCGCGAGATGGGTTGGAAACGGGGCGACTCGCCCCAACTGCACATCATTCCCGGGGTGACTGCGCTCAGCTCATGTGCCTCCCTGGTAGGCGCGCCGCTGGTGCACGATTTTTGCGCCATTTCGCTCTCCGATTTACTTACGCCCTGGCCGATCATCACGCGCCGTATCGAGGCCGCCGCTGCCGCCGACTTCGTCATCGGGTTATACAATCCGGCTAGCGGCCGGCGCACTCGTCAAATTGTCGAGGCGCAGGCAATCATCAAGAAATACCGCGACCCGAAGACACCGGTGGCTCTGGTCAAAAGCGCCTACCGTAAACTCCAGCATACCGTTTTGACCGACCTGGACAATTTTCTCGACTACGAGATCGGAATGCTTACCACGGTGCTGGTCGGTTCCAGCAATACTTACGTCTTCGAGGGCTACATGGTCACGCCGCGCGGCTATACCAATAAGTACACCGAGGACGGTGAGGTGCGCCCTGGACAACGCCCGGGCTTTTCGCTGGTGCTGCAACCGGCCGAACAGGCGGAACGATAATGGCGCGTGTAGGGCGTTTGGCTGGTGCTATCCTGGCCGAGAGCGAAAACGAGTTCTTCCTAGTCGGTAACACCAAGGAGCCGTGCGACTTCGAGGCTGCGGGGTTCGATGCGCCTGGCGAAATCGACGCGCTTAAACGGCCCTACGTGAAGCTCAGGGCGCGCGGCCCGATCGAGCTGGCCGCCCCCTACCTGACGATCGAGTTGGAGGGTGAAGCGTTGGCTGCGATGCTGGCGCGACGCTTGCTCATCGAACGCAATGGTTCGGTCAGCGATCGGCTCTGGCGGCTATTGATGGACCCCAGCGGGCAGGACGAAGCACCCGAGCACGGTATGGTGCCGGCGCGTTGGCTGGCGGAAATGCCGAGCCCGATCTGGGACATCGTGCGCGACACCGTGTTGCGATGTCTGTGAAATGAAGGTCTATATAATCGGCGCTGGTCCCGGCGATCCCAAGTTGCTGACCCTGCGCGCCGCCGAGCTGATTGCCGCCTGTCCGGTAGTGCTTTATACCGGCTCGCTTGTTCCGCAAGCGGCGATTGCCAATGCCCGCGCCGACGCCAGGGTGCTGGATTCTTCCAGCATGACGCTGGAGGAAATAATCGCGATTATCGTCGAAGCCCGTGATGCTGGCCACGATGTCGCCCGAGTCCACACCGGCGATCCGCTGCTCTTCGGCTCGACCGCCGAGCAGATGCGCCGGCTAATCGAGCTGGGCATCGAGTACGAAGTCGTGCCGGGAGTTTCCTCGTTTAGCGCCGCCGCCGCGGTGCTTGGGCGTGAACTGACCTTGCCCGAACTCAGCCAGACGGTGATTCTGACCCGCGCCGAGGGGCGCACGCCGATGCCCGGCGGTGAGAAACTACGCGACTTGGCGCGCCACCATGCGACGCTGGCTCTCTTTCTGAGTATTACCCTGTTGCCGGAGGTAGTAGGCGAGTTGATCCCGGAATATGGCGCCGATTGTCCGGTTGCCGTAGTGCACAAGGCCACCTGCCCCGACCAGCGCGTGGTGACGGGTACGCTGAGCGACATCCACGAGCGGGTACGTCAGGCCAAAATCAGCAGCCAATCGATGATTATCGTCGGACGCGTGCTGACTTCCACGGACTTTGCCAATTCCAGGCTCTACGCTCCCGACTTCAGCCATCGCTTCCGCCGCGCCAAGGCCGCCCCTCGCGACTAGGTTTCGTGGTTGTTCGCTGGTGGCATCGCGCACCCCCGCTTTACACCGCGCACTTGATTAAACCCACGTTTCAATTCTGAGCTTGCGCGCCAGGGACGGTAAGGCACGCTTGTTCCCCGCGCCAGCACCCTTGCGGGCGGAGCATGTCCTCCATTAGCGTGAGCCCCGCACGCGCTTGTCGGCGCAGAGGGGTCTTGGCGCCAGACGGCTGGAGGTCTGGATATGGAGCGGCAACCCCACAGGGTAGGTGTGGTGATCGCCTGCTTTGCCACTATGGCCTTGGTGTCCAGCCCGGCCATGGTGGCGGTGGGCGTTCTCTTTACACCCTGGATCAAAGAATTTCACTGGAACCACGGCCAAGTCGCGCAAACCGCGCTCGCCCTGTCTCTGGTGGGCGGCCTGCTGGCGCCCGTCATGGGTTGGCTGGTCGATAACGTCGGAGCCCATCGTCTGATGGCTTTTGGTTGCGTCCTAGTGGCAGCCGGTTATCTGGCGGTCACCCAGGTTTCCTCGCACTGGCAGTTCGTCGCGCTCTACGGCGTGATCGGCTTGGGCGTGTCCTTGACCAGTTTTCTTCCGATCATGGTGGTAGTGGTTAATTGGTTTCGCGAGCGCCGCGGCCTTTTCGCGGGGATTGTCACCTTCGGCGTCTCGCTGGGTTTTACCGTTACCCCGCCGCTGTTTACCCTAGCCATCGCGCGCTGGAGCTGGCGTGCCTCGGTGGCCGCGTTGTCCCTCCCGGCGATCGTCATATCGCTCCCTTTGATTCTGCTCTACGTGCGCACCCGTCCTCCCAGCGCGCACGAGCGCAACGATGGCGCCGCGCTGCCCGGTCTGGAGGTTCGCCCGGCCCTGCGCACTGCCGCCTTCCGCCGAATCATCGCCGCCCAATTCCTTTACGGGCTGGGTTTTTCCGCAGTCTTCTTCCATACCATCGCTTACGCGATTGGGGCCGGCTACACCCCTGAACATGGCGCGCTTATCCTCAGCGCCCAAACCTTGGTCAGCGCGCCCGCGGTAGTGGTGATGGGTTTGATCGCCGACCGAATCAGCGCGCGCAGAACGCTGATGTTTGCGATGATATCAGTGGCAGCCGGAACGCTGGCTCTGCTAGGCGCTTCCAGCACTCGCTGGGGTACTCCGATGATCGCCTTGTTCGCGCCGCTCTTTGGCGGCGGCGCCAGTTGCGTACCGATGCTGATTGCAATCCTGATGGCCGAATCGCTCGGGCTGCGCCGGTTGGGAACCCTGACCGGGGTACAGAATATGGCGTCCGCCTTGGCGATGGCGTTTGGGCCGTGGATTTGTGGCGTGCTTTTCGATCTCACCAACGGCTATGCGTTACCCTTTGAGTTGGCGGCGGTCTGCATGGTGTTGGGCGCGGTAACCGTCGCCACCGTCCGTCCAGCGCTCGCTACGGCGGAGCTGGAGCCTGCCCAGCCCACGACGGCCCAACCGCAGGGGCGGGCGGTTTAAACCGGCAGCCGGCCGCTTCTTTGGACCAAACTATTGCCTTTTGGGCTATTCATGATTTGACTAGCAGGGCTGAGGCGACTAGGTTTTTTCCGAGGTTGACGCATGGAACGGCAGGCGCGGCGCGCTCAGGTGCTAAGGCACGCCAAGGTCATTTTTGCCCGTAAGGGCTACCATCAGACCAACGTTTCCGACATCATCAGCCGGGCCCGGATTGCGCGTGGAACCTTCTACCTCTATTTCGAGAACAAACGTGACCTGTTTCAGGAGCTACTCGACCAGGTGCTGAACGAACTCGCCACCCGAATCTGGCGCTTGCGCTTAGGTCCTCAAGAACCGGCAGCTGCCGACCAATTGCGGGCCAACTTGCGGCGCGTCCTGGAGTTCGTGTTGTCCGAGCGCGATCTTAGCGACATTCTGTTGACCTATTCGCAGGGCTTTGATCCTGACCTGGATCGTCGCATTCAGAACTTCTATGAGCAGATCGCGCAAAAGATCCAGCGCTCCCTCGATCTGGGCATCGAGATGGGGCTGGTGCGGCCCTGTGACAGTCGCACCGCCGCCTATTGCATCCTGGGCGGAGTCAAGGAAGTAATCGTTCAGCTTTCCCGTCAAGCCCCCCCTGATATCGGAGCCTTGGTCGAAGAAATCCTTCACTTCGGGTTGAGCGGAGTGGCGCAACCGGCGTTATTGCAAACTTTGGAACGCGAGGACGGCGGCGGCCGTCCCAATTGAGTTTTTTTTTGGACCCGGCACTAGACTGACATGTCAGTTCAACACGCCCATCGCTCGCCTCGCTCGCGCGCCATCCGTCGCGCCGCCTTTTATGACCTCGACGGGACCCTGATCGACCTCAACCTTTTGCACGCGGTCGCCTACATTCTGGGCAACTTGGCTGAATGGCATGCCCGCCTCACCCGCTTGGCCGTTCTGGCCGCGCGGATTCCGCTGCTGTATGCGGCCGAGCGCTATGATCGCCGTCTGCTCAACGTCGAGCTGTTTGACTTATTCAAGGGCATCTCGCGCGATCGGTTAACGGTTTTGGGCGAAGAATATTGCGAGCGCATCCTGGTGCGCCATCTCTTCCAATCGGGCTTGGACCTGCTTGAGGGCAACCGCCGGGCGGGACTGGAGCCGGTGCTGGTCACCGGCTCGCCTGATTTTCTGGTTGAGCCGCTCGCTCGTCGCCTGGGAATCGAGAACTACGCGGTGAATCAGCCTGCTTATAGCCGCGGCCTTGCCACCGGACGGCTGTGTGAACCCATCATGGCTGGCGAAGAGAAGGCCCGCTGGTGCGAGGAATGGGCTGGCCGCGAGGGGCTGAAATTGGCTGATTGCTGGGGCTATGCCGATTCCTACTACGATCTTCCGTTCTTAGTCGCCTTAGGCCATCCGGTGGCGGTCAATCCTGACCGCCGCCTCGCCGCTACCGCACGGGTCCGCCAATG of Candidatus Binataceae bacterium contains these proteins:
- a CDS encoding DUF3209 family protein is translated as MACHEIAGLRLGLMGLLGLRDEAARQHELAELGDGADRPGPVRSMCQARDLDSLRQFYESAVSMLEERVANTGAADAKLPYLRSLVILTKKVEMELANQIDALTRLFHDLEQMHDFVHEIYPAD
- a CDS encoding CbiX/SirB N-terminal domain-containing protein produces the protein AQPRKVSTMGRTAIVLLGHGSREPASNLEFEALVTCLRERRPQFDVHHAYVELAAPALADALSALAADHDRVVVVPCFLFAAGHAKNDIPLSLARARAQFPQVSFQAARVLGVHPDLAALTFERAGAACDLSDPRRTALVVVGRGASDPDANGDFCKLVRLIGEGRGLGWVVPTFIGITTPLFEESIELVARARPERIVVVPYLLFGGRLVGRLREQLRAFNQRYPWIAVNLAGHLGIHPSLLKVIEERIDEALGQGASLPCDNCQYRRPVGAIAEQVGGFRSLLWSARHLETHAQAMPHQHAHPVVRKHVLVCGNVDCAARGSIALIAALRRMLRRAGRQREIRVTRTSCMGRCGEGPTLAVYPDGIWYRGVNPADASELVEQHLLGDRLVARLVDGIMH
- a CDS encoding precorrin-8X methylmutase, with product MNDPGRINDMRQMTALGRNIEDGSFAIIDREAGAHDFSADQWQIVRRVIHATADFEFKDLMRFHPQAVAAGIAALRAGCAIVVDVKMISAGLNEERLSSYGCVTHCFISDPDVIAAAKAANSTRAIEAMRKARRAGVLDGAIVAIGNAPTALLETVRLVEQEGARPALVIGVPVGFVSAAESKEAALRLATPYIVARGRKGGSTIAVAIIHALLLISTQVRA
- a CDS encoding FAD-dependent oxidoreductase; this translates as MAQSRNARLVRAQHLGPEARLLTFALAEGQLGFAGGQYIIVNTGVDLGGGKIAKRAYSILSADDEQSQFQIAVRRLGEGPGSNFMHRIAEGTELAFSGPWGKFVSHGAGAGERLLFATDTGITAALGLLRGMRSRAEATSTTALWFVPSPDYFLPPAFAHDAIAACCRRFSVAAAPPAGEASRLGAALLALESALGPALPASAYLAGDGAVIYPLRERLIELGMAKEQIQLEAFFNNPERRAVS
- a CDS encoding MFS transporter, translated to MERQPHRVGVVIACFATMALVSSPAMVAVGVLFTPWIKEFHWNHGQVAQTALALSLVGGLLAPVMGWLVDNVGAHRLMAFGCVLVAAGYLAVTQVSSHWQFVALYGVIGLGVSLTSFLPIMVVVVNWFRERRGLFAGIVTFGVSLGFTVTPPLFTLAIARWSWRASVAALSLPAIVISLPLILLYVRTRPPSAHERNDGAALPGLEVRPALRTAAFRRIIAAQFLYGLGFSAVFFHTIAYAIGAGYTPEHGALILSAQTLVSAPAVVVMGLIADRISARRTLMFAMISVAAGTLALLGASSTRWGTPMIALFAPLFGGGASCVPMLIAILMAESLGLRRLGTLTGVQNMASALAMAFGPWICGVLFDLTNGYALPFELAAVCMVLGAVTVATVRPALATAELEPAQPTTAQPQGRAV
- the cbiE gene encoding precorrin-6y C5,15-methyltransferase (decarboxylating) subunit CbiE; protein product: MTRPRAVTVIGIGDDGCAGLSSRAVSAVADAQVLAGGERHLAFFPQFTGLRIVLKNGLPAALDRIAQAADENNVCILASGDPMFFGVGALVIKRLGAEHVSVIPHPSSIQWAFARAGLKWDDAALISLHGRSAEGFLTRLRTCAKAAVLTDPDNTPVRLAASMLAHGQGEWRAWVCENLAGPDERVRQFSLQELAACPDIGPLNVLILERTNPAWRAPTAIPFLHEDEFAKRMPKKGLITKREVRLLSLAAMRVRPDSVVWDIGAGSGSISIEAAMLASAGRVYAIEFDPEGVEICRENLLTHAIDNVRVIAGRAPEALAELETPDAVFVGGSRGSMDEIVEIALERLRPGGHLVVNAITLENSAEVYSAMRRRGIVPEVTLLQVSRAEPLARYLRFEALNPIQIFAAQKPLSAGGSTQ
- a CDS encoding cobalt-precorrin-5B (C(1))-methyltransferase, producing MATSEVPARNPKGTRTGFTTGACAAAAAKAAARCLVKKTALSEIETTLPNRTKVRFALKRCERSQGSALCSIIKDAGDDPDCTHGAELVAEVRLRTEPGIEIRGGEGVATVTKPGLGLEVGGPSITAPPRRNIIEMVAEELAGSEYRGAVVTISVPGGEEMAKGTINARLGLIGGISILGTTGIVRPYSTAAFKASVVQAIDVAVERGLRSLVLTTGGKSEAYAMQLFPQLPEDAFIQMGDFVGIALKHCARRKLQRAIIVGMIGKLSKMADGRMQTHAAGSEVNMELLATLAAELGAGAEVCAEIRAANTARHVLELCSARDIPIAAQICRRVVEQGTRHAGPGLQVRVCLIDFNGKLLGCDPADTTQAPVQAEQGQ
- the cobI gene encoding precorrin-2 C(20)-methyltransferase — protein: MSYPVLYGVGVGPGAPDLLTLRAVETLKRVEVLALPRSSDYGASMAWKIIEPVIGKVVGQQRLLLTFPMSKEPARLRKAWEIAFTKIGEHLDAGRSVAFATEGDPSLYSTFGYLQREAARRWPGVTVEIVPGVSSIAAVPAVVGRSLADGLERIAIIPANYGVDDLVAVLNSFDTTILMKIGSQMPKVVAALERTGLLDKAVFVAKATMREQRVATDVRTVGTERGDCFAMVLVTRKERSGVLAGEIAPEAELLELGA
- a CDS encoding cobalamin biosynthesis protein codes for the protein MNDARKPFAIYAITRHGIEIAARLVQALEGAEVYVSHKLLDHARAKPALVQALELKLPMGPVLTRTFTAYDCHVFIISVGAVVRMIAPLLGDKKLDPAVVCVDDAARFAICVLSGHVGRGNFFTDRIAEALDAQAVVTTASDAIGTLTVDILGREFGWRLDDLNRNVTRGCAAVVNAAPVLFVQETGEPDWWPLDKPLPPGVAYATSLEGVDPAAWEILLIASDREFQLSHPAHWDNAVIYRPKSLVVGIGCDKATPADLVERGLVGLMERERLSLKSVKALATIEQKRDEPAILALAQHYGWPLITYSAAQLDAVEGIENPSETVKRYVGTRGVAEPAALLCAEAARLLVPKQTYTEPGAGRSMTLALARIPFKHRTEASSG
- the cobM gene encoding precorrin-4 C(11)-methyltransferase, which codes for MKVYIIGAGPGDPKLLTLRAAELIAACPVVLYTGSLVPQAAIANARADARVLDSSSMTLEEIIAIIVEARDAGHDVARVHTGDPLLFGSTAEQMRRLIELGIEYEVVPGVSSFSAAAAVLGRELTLPELSQTVILTRAEGRTPMPGGEKLRDLARHHATLALFLSITLLPEVVGELIPEYGADCPVAVVHKATCPDQRVVTGTLSDIHERVRQAKISSQSMIIVGRVLTSTDFANSRLYAPDFSHRFRRAKAAPRD
- the cobJ gene encoding precorrin-3B C(17)-methyltransferase, translating into MVEAKGVLSVVGIGPGAADHVTPAANRAILEADLIVGYTTYIKLVSELIRGKEIVRTGMTEEIGRARAAVTRAREGARVALISSGDAGVYGMAGLVFQVLREMGWKRGDSPQLHIIPGVTALSSCASLVGAPLVHDFCAISLSDLLTPWPIITRRIEAAAAADFVIGLYNPASGRRTRQIVEAQAIIKKYRDPKTPVALVKSAYRKLQHTVLTDLDNFLDYEIGMLTTVLVGSSNTYVFEGYMVTPRGYTNKYTEDGEVRPGQRPGFSLVLQPAEQAER